CTCCACCGACGTACAATTTATCTGGGGTTTTTACCTGCGCGCTTATCTTATAATACGGGACGCCGCCGCGGTTATGCTCCTTCTTGATCACGATCTTTATCCACTGCATCCGTCTGGCGAATTTGGCTATCTTTCGCACTTCCGTCTCGATTATCCGCTCTGCAAGATCCTTATACTCGTCATCGAACGAGCCCTGAATCTCAACTTCCACCATTGCCTCCTCTCTCAGCGTGCGCAGATACCGCAGGATGTCCTGTATAGTGACGATACCACGGGGAACTCTATCCTTGACGATTGGCACACCACGAATATCGTGCTGCTGCAGTAAATTCGCCACATCAGCGAGATTCGCATCAATATCAGCTGTGATCACCGGCGCATTCATAATGACCGAAACCGGCTGCTCCATCCGTGTCACTTTCTCGCCTTTAAACTCGCCAGAAGTCATCCGCCGTCTTGGCTTGTAAACTTTTTTTAAGATATCGCCGCCGGTAACGATGCCCAGTAAATCACTCATTTCGTCAACTACAAGAACGCGACCTACACCGTCTTTTCTCATGATACTGCGAGCTTTACCAATGCTGTCCGTCTCTTCTACACAGATTGGATTACGATTCATCATTCTTCGCACTTGCACATCTTTTAAGAGGCGGGATTCAGAGCCGCGTTTCATAAAGTCATACTCCGTGACAATCCCCACAAGTGCGTCATCGTCGTTAACCACCGGAGCCGCTCTCTGACCACTGTCCATGAGTTCACGGATTGCATCAATAGTTGGTGTGTCTTTGCGTACGCTGTGCGGTTTAAACATGAATTCATCCACATGTGCGTCTGAATTAGACGCAAGGAGCAGATCCTGAACGTTAACAAGATATACCCCCCCACTCGCACGTACCACCAAGTTGTGAAATTTGTTCTTCTCCATAATGCCTATAGCCGTCCCTATAGACGTATCAGGCGTTATGGTGACTACATCTCTTGTACTTATCTCTATTACCGGTTCGTCAAACATGGTTTTTTCACCTTTTCTCTCTCTCTCTCTTTCTCTATAACTTCAGGCAGACCGAATGTCAGTCCGTAGCCATAGTATACCAGATGGGCTTCCTGATTAAAAAACTACCGGATCTATCCCGTTCAACGCTGCAAGACCATTTTTTTAGATAACCAAATGAAGCTGCATAGCGTTTCTCACCTAAGAGGAGAGAACAAGTTTTGAGATTTCCTCGGGTGGTAGGTCGTTCTCCTTGCAGACCGCGATGGTGCAGAGATTCTGTATCTCCAGCTCCTTCAGGTACAGAAAGCCAATGATCGTGCCAATATTAATCGGATAGCCCTTCAAAGTCTTCTTCACGGTCACGAAGAAGTATCGCCAGAGTGCGTCCTCGAAGGGAATAAGCGACCTATCCGACTCGTACAAGGGCACTGTGCGGGTTAACACGTTCTTATAGTCAGAGGTGGGCATTGCGCGGATAGCTGCAGTGACATTCTCCGCCGATACCGAGTCATTCAGCGCCGCCGCAGTGAAATCAACGGCGTACGAGTAGGGCAATAAGTAATCTCGCAGTTCATCTTCCGCTATCCCTTCGGCTTTGCATCGCAGCACCGTCATGAGATTCACGAAATCCAATTCCGACCCCACTATTTTCTTTACGATCTCCTTATCGATCCTCCTTAACTTGTCGGTTTTATCCCAGATCGCGCCGCAGAGTTCCTCATCAAGCGACTTCTCAAGGACGAATAGCCGATCCGTTTCCTCGTACTCGAGTAGCACGCTTTCCAGAGCGTCTCTATACGGACTCTCTACGTGGCTCAGTACTTCATCTAGCGAGTTATAATCCTTCAATTTGCTTATTCTGCGCTTGAAAATATCTTCAACGGGAAAAATTAGAATGTCTTCGGGACCTCGTGTTCGCGCGGCAGCAGCTTTCGCCCGTATAATCGCTTTGAGATTCTTCACCTCTAACCGTCTAAGGATCTCTTCAAAAATGTCCCGTGTCGCTCCTTTTGTGGATCTGAGTACCATTTGATACTGGTCGACGAGTTCATCCTTCAACGCGATTTCTATGCCGCGCGCGTCTACCGTTGTCAACCCCGCTTTCGCTAATTTCTCTTTATACGCGGTATCCATGAGTAACGAGAGGAACTCTCCTGGAC
The sequence above is drawn from the Methanomicrobia archaeon genome and encodes:
- a CDS encoding CBS domain-containing protein, giving the protein MFDEPVIEISTRDVVTITPDTSIGTAIGIMEKNKFHNLVVRASGGVYLVNVQDLLLASNSDAHVDEFMFKPHSVRKDTPTIDAIRELMDSGQRAAPVVNDDDALVGIVTEYDFMKRGSESRLLKDVQVRRMMNRNPICVEETDSIGKARSIMRKDGVGRVLVVDEMSDLLGIVTGGDILKKVYKPRRRMTSGEFKGEKVTRMEQPVSVIMNAPVITADIDANLADVANLLQQHDIRGVPIVKDRVPRGIVTIQDILRYLRTLREEAMVEVEIQGSFDDEYKDLAERIIETEVRKIAKFARRMQWIKIVIKKEHNRGGVPYYKISAQVKTPDKLYVGGAEPKPIKTITATAEDVVEETKVRKRRWDFIEVLKDALLSVERQIEEDRGRKRTQNRKALEK
- a CDS encoding V-type ATPase subunit, producing the protein MSVSNYANVYARIRARVGDIIDEGRLRELVDARPGEFLSLLMDTAYKEKLAKAGLTTVDARGIEIALKDELVDQYQMVLRSTKGATRDIFEEILRRLEVKNLKAIIRAKAAAARTRGPEDILIFPVEDIFKRRISKLKDYNSLDEVLSHVESPYRDALESVLLEYEETDRLFVLEKSLDEELCGAIWDKTDKLRRIDKEIVKKIVGSELDFVNLMTVLRCKAEGIAEDELRDYLLPYSYAVDFTAAALNDSVSAENVTAAIRAMPTSDYKNVLTRTVPLYESDRSLIPFEDALWRYFFVTVKKTLKGYPINIGTIIGFLYLKELEIQNLCTIAVCKENDLPPEEISKLVLSS